One stretch of Myxococcales bacterium DNA includes these proteins:
- a CDS encoding polyprenyl synthetase family protein: protein MNKAKTKSEALDTRIGELFARMSEGLGLVDHAMHEQLDSVSELMPLIGNHVLSSGGKRLRPILVLLSAELCGYTGSRSVQLGAALELIHTATLLHDDVVDLSKLRRGQPSANAIWGNRRAVLAGDFFYGRSSSMIVEDGSLAILEIFSNTIRMMAEGELIQLQRSFDTNISERQYYQVIERKSAVLLSAACEIGAVLGDVTRGEVRRVAEFGRALGVAFQVRDDVLDYEADEAKIGKPLCADLMEGKITLPLLLTLKRCTNNERELISGELKNAARIAHLNLAGDDGKESTAELDFGPVLELVERYRGLADSTRRAEEHAKQAAAAIAAFPEGRAKRALLDLAEYAVQRDH, encoded by the coding sequence ATGAATAAAGCCAAGACAAAATCCGAAGCGCTCGATACGCGCATCGGTGAGCTGTTCGCCCGCATGTCCGAAGGACTCGGGCTCGTCGATCACGCCATGCACGAACAACTCGACAGCGTGAGCGAGCTGATGCCGCTGATCGGCAACCACGTGCTCTCGTCCGGGGGCAAGCGACTGCGGCCCATCCTGGTTTTGCTTTCTGCCGAACTCTGTGGCTACACGGGGTCGCGCAGTGTTCAACTCGGAGCCGCACTCGAACTCATCCACACCGCCACCCTGCTTCACGATGATGTCGTGGACCTCTCCAAGTTGCGCCGCGGACAGCCGTCGGCGAATGCGATCTGGGGCAACCGGCGCGCGGTGCTGGCGGGCGACTTTTTCTACGGGCGCTCGTCTTCCATGATCGTCGAAGACGGCAGCCTTGCGATCCTCGAAATATTTTCCAACACGATTCGCATGATGGCCGAAGGCGAACTGATCCAACTGCAACGCAGCTTCGATACCAACATTTCCGAACGACAGTACTACCAGGTGATCGAGCGCAAGAGCGCCGTGCTGCTCTCCGCCGCTTGCGAAATTGGCGCCGTGCTGGGCGATGTAACGCGCGGCGAGGTGCGGCGGGTTGCGGAGTTTGGTCGCGCCCTCGGCGTGGCGTTCCAGGTGCGAGACGACGTGCTCGACTACGAAGCCGACGAGGCCAAGATCGGCAAACCCCTGTGTGCAGATCTGATGGAGGGCAAGATCACCCTGCCCCTGCTCCTCACCCTGAAGCGCTGCACGAATAACGAGCGAGAATTGATCTCGGGCGAGCTGAAAAATGCCGCGCGGATCGCGCATTTGAACCTGGCGGGCGATGACGGAAAAGAAAGCACAGCCGAACTCGATTTCGGCCCGGTTCTGGAGTTGGTCGAGCGCTACCGAGGGCTCGCCGACAGCACGCGCCGCGCCGAAGAACACGCAAAGCAGGCCGCTGCCGCGATTGCAGCCTTCCCCGAGGGGCGCGCCAAACGCGCCCTGCTCGATCTCGCGGAATACGCGGTGCAGCGGGATCACTGA
- a CDS encoding helix-hairpin-helix domain-containing protein translates to MSLPRGPAENQMFSTKIHSNTNRDAIRSANRSANAVMASSALRRNLALVAALMIALAGVAGVASVAQATDGTTRLSGVVNLNTADAEQLQMLPGVGEKRAAAIIDVRTSKGGFKSVDEIVEVKGVGASMLERLRPHLSVSGKTTAKLL, encoded by the coding sequence ATGTCACTACCCCGCGGTCCCGCGGAGAACCAAATGTTCAGTACCAAGATCCATTCGAACACGAATCGCGACGCGATTCGCAGTGCCAACCGCAGTGCCAATGCCGTCATGGCCTCGAGTGCCCTGCGGCGCAATCTCGCCCTCGTTGCAGCTCTGATGATCGCCCTTGCGGGGGTGGCGGGGGTGGCGAGCGTCGCCCAGGCGACCGACGGGACCACGCGGCTCAGTGGCGTGGTGAATCTCAACACCGCGGACGCCGAGCAGCTGCAGATGCTGCCCGGTGTTGGGGAGAAGCGGGCCGCCGCGATCATCGACGTCCGGACCAGCAAGGGTGGCTTCAAATCGGTCGACGAGATCGTGGAAGTGAAGGGCGTGGGCGCCAGCATGCTGGAGCGACTGCGGCCCCACCTGAGCGTGAGTGGAAAGACGACCGCCAAGCTGTTGTAG